A stretch of the Archangium violaceum genome encodes the following:
- a CDS encoding DUF2381 family protein, translating into MSRLLLLRSTLLLMLVAPVAAARGAEPAERNIYLSDHPGMEPPLLYVAGRIVTVLRFEQPCDPTRTKMLGWEGRFEPVVCTGTSVLLVPLHDLKPEDRFLLLVTLADGTELPFTVTSRKGRDGDRSVDQQVNVFRDHTAPHAVLASLRDSLEREQKLREENERYRREDSVNHALAALLAKGAEKLTPLQLRQKWLLKSHDDVEIQVSVLTSRDQAKAAVVFNVRNNSTDRSWQLMEARLWTESREEPRPFALRSSREQWGPGGENGKIAVVMDMSAFDSKTGPERLVLELFRGDGLQQAYVLLEKRMIR; encoded by the coding sequence ATGTCGCGCCTCCTACTTCTCCGGTCTACCCTGCTGCTCATGCTCGTGGCGCCCGTTGCAGCGGCCAGGGGCGCAGAGCCCGCCGAGCGCAACATCTACCTCTCGGACCACCCGGGGATGGAGCCCCCTCTGCTGTATGTCGCCGGCCGCATCGTGACGGTCCTCCGCTTCGAGCAGCCTTGTGACCCGACACGAACGAAGATGCTGGGCTGGGAAGGCCGCTTCGAGCCCGTGGTCTGTACCGGAACGTCGGTACTCCTGGTGCCGCTCCATGACCTCAAGCCCGAAGACCGGTTCCTCCTGCTGGTGACGCTCGCGGACGGGACGGAGCTTCCCTTCACGGTGACGTCTCGAAAGGGGCGCGACGGCGACCGGTCGGTGGATCAACAGGTCAACGTCTTCAGGGACCACACGGCCCCGCATGCGGTACTTGCATCCCTTCGCGATTCACTCGAGCGGGAGCAGAAGCTCCGGGAGGAGAACGAGCGCTACCGCAGGGAAGACTCGGTGAACCACGCACTCGCGGCGCTCCTGGCGAAGGGCGCTGAGAAACTGACGCCATTACAACTGCGGCAGAAGTGGTTGTTGAAGAGCCATGATGATGTGGAGATCCAGGTCTCCGTGCTCACGAGCAGGGACCAGGCCAAGGCAGCCGTGGTTTTCAACGTGCGCAACAACAGCACCGACAGGTCCTGGCAGTTGATGGAGGCTCGACTGTGGACCGAGTCTCGTGAGGAGCCAAGGCCGTTCGCGCTCCGCTCCAGCCGGGAGCAGTGGGGGCCAGGAGGAGAGAACGGGAAGATCGCCGTCGTCATGGACATGAGCGCCTTCGACTCGAAGACGGGTCCCGAGCGGCTCGTCCTCGAACTGTTCCGAGGAGACGGTCTACAGCAGGCCTACGTTCTTCTGGAAAAACGGATGATACGTTAG